AATTCGCCCTTTGGGAAGCTCTGCATGATGGCAGGCCCGGTCTCCCACTCGAAGAAGCCCGCGCTCTGCACATGATTACAGAGCCCACGTTCGCCGGAGACGAGAGCGAAATTTTTAAACAGAGGGCGCGAGAGAATGTCATTTACTGTGATCATCGTGTTGTATCCTTTCAATCCGGGCTGGAGGGGACAATTTTTTCATCCCCTATTATTCATGAAAATTAGTCTCTGTGCAATAGAAAATCTGAGCCGAAGTGGAAAATTTTGACCAGAATGACCATTGTACAATTTACAAATATTTCTGTCGAATTTTGAAATTCGTCCAATTGAATAAAATTTAATAATATGTAATCATAAAATTATCAGAAATAAACAGAAGGCTTGCACGAAAATAAAGAGAAGAATGATACTAAGGAGGCGTGTCAACATGAAACCCTTTGAATTTCAAGTCGACTATGTGAGGGAGCAGTTTCCGGCCCTGCGCAAAAGCGTCAACGGCCTGCCCGCGGCGTTCCTAGACGGCCCCGGGGGAACTCAGGTGCCTCTGCGCGTGGTTGAGAAGATCAACGACTACCTGCTCTGCAGAAATGCCAATGCACACGGCGTCTTTAAAACCTCTGTGGAGAGCGACGCGCTGGTAGTGCGGGCCCGGGAGACCTTTGCGGATTTCTTCAACTGTGATCCGGAGGAGGTCGCCTTCGGCGAGAACTCCTCCACCAACAATTTCAAGCTGGCGCTGGGCATGGCCCGCCAGCTTAAGCCCGGCGATGAGATCCTGATTACAGACATTGACCATGAGGGAAATCGCTCACCCTGGAGGACCCTGGAGGATTTCGGCGTGGTGGTCAAGAGCGTCAAAATCCACCCGGAGGCCATCACGCTGGATTTTGAGGACTTCCGCTCCAAGCTGACGGATAAGACCAAGGTGCTGGCTATCAACTGGGCGGCCAACTCCTGCGGAACGATTACCGATGTCAAGAAATTCATTGATGAGGCACATCGTGTGGGCGCGATTACGGTGGTTGACGCGGTGCAGTACGCACCCCATAAGGTGATTGACGTGAAGGCGGTCGGCATGGATATTCTACTCTGCTCCGCCTACAAGTTCTTCGGTCCACATTTGGGTATCATCTATTGCAAAAAGGATGTGGGCGAACAGATCAAGACGGCGCGCGTCATGGCATATGACAACGTTGAGATGCCCTATCGCCTGGAGACGGGTACCATCGCCATGGAGGCAGTGGTAGGTGCCGCGGAAGCCGTGGAGTTCATCGCGGACATTGGCCGCCAGCACAGCCAGTATTTTGAGGAGGAGACCGCCGCTCTGAGCGGACGCCGTAAGAGGATTGTCTCCGGTTTGCTGGCCATTGACAAGTACGAGGAGGCGCTGGCAGACCAGCTCAGGGCCGGTATCAGCCAGTTGCCGGGCGCCAAGGTGTACGGACCTCCGGTCGGGCATCCCAGAACTGCCACGGTGTCCTTCACCATCAGCGGCATCCACTCCAATAAGATCGCAAGATTCCTGGCCGAGCGGGGCATCTTTGTGTGGGACGGCGATTTCTACGCCATTGAGACGATTCTCCACACGCTAAAAATGGATGCTTGCGGCGGCTTCGTGCGGATTGGCTTGGAGCCCTACTCCACGCAGGCAGACGTGGATCGGGTGCTGACAGCGCTGCGCGAGCTGTGCGCAAACTGAGGGACAACTCTTTTCCTGGACGCATCTGGCCGCGGAATCAAAGCGCGGGAGGCTCCCCCTGGCGAACACGGTTGTTCATACATTTGCCCATGAGTGTAGATGGGCAGAGTAAATACAAAGAGAAAGTAGAAGGGAGAAAGACCATGAACAAAGAGACCAAGAAACAACGACGGCAAAAGCGCAAACCAACTCTAACGGAGAGCATCGTTCTGGTGCTTCTGATCGTGGCGGTCGCCGCCTCGTTCACGCTACTGGGACTCAAAAGTGTTCTCATGATGGTTACCATTACGATCTTGGCCGTAATCATGGGTTTGATCTGTGGGTATTCCTGGAAGGAGATGTCCGCGGCCGGTGAGGAGAAGGTCCGCAAATCCGCCTCCGTCATGATGCTGCTCCTGGTAATCGGCATGATGTTGGCCGCATTCATGTACAGCGGCACGCTTCCTATGGTGCTCTATTACGGCATCAAACTGGTGAATCCGAGCTGGCTTGCCCTCTCAGGCTTTCTGCTGTGCTCAGTGTTCTCCCTTGCTACAGGCACCTCCAACGGCTCTGCCAGTACGGCCGGCTTTGCGATCATGAGTATCGCGGCAGCCATGGGCGATGCGGTGAACTTTGGCCTTGTGGCCGGTGCCTGCTACGCCGGCTCCATGCTGGGCGACAAGATGTCCCCTCTATCCGACACCACGATTCTCGCATCTATGATTACAGAAAATGACATCTTCGACCATATCCGCCACATGTCCAAAACTGTCGGCCCTGCCGCGCTGATTACCATCATCATCTACGTGATCTACGGCGCGATGAACCACGGGGCCACCACATCCGTGGACGGAACCGCCGCGCTGCTGTCTGCGCTGGAGACACTTTACAGTTTCAACATTATTTTGCTGCTGCCCTTTGTTGTGATTATCTACGGCGCCATCACCAAAAAGGATACCAACATTGTCATCCTGCTGGCGGCGCTCTTGGCCGTTTTGCTGGGGTTCTTTTATCAGGGCTTGCCACTTGCAAATGGGATTAATGCCATGCACTCCGGCTTTAATGCTCAGATCATTCTGGACATGCACCCTGAGATCGACGCAGAGGCGATCTCCGCCTCCGGCGTACTTACATTGCTCAACCGCGGCGGTATTAGCGCCATGGTGGATGCCTTCATCATCACTTTTATCTGCATGTACTTTGCTGGCATTCTGGAATACATCGGTCTGATGGACGTCCTGGTCCACAGGGTGTTTGGTTTCGTCAAGGGTACAGGCTCCCTGATCGTGGTCAGCGGCATCATCTGCATCCTGCTGGCGGGCACCGCCGGCTCCACTGCCGTCATTCTGATCGGCGGACCGATGCTGCTGCAAAAGTACAAGGAGATGGGCCTGCATACGCTGAACCTGTCCAGAACGCTAGAGGACTTCGGCACCGGCTCCACCGGCTTTTATCCCTGGACCTCATCTGGAATTCTATACGCCTCCGTTCTGGGGGCTAGCAACCTGACGTTCCTGCGGTATTCCTTCTTTAGCTGGTTGGTCTGGGCCTTCGCGATCTTCTACGGCTTTACCGGACTTTGCATCAAGAAGGCCGCCCCTGAGACGCAGATTACAGAGGTGAAAGCCTGAGCAATATCCGCGCACTCCGGAGCGAAGGGGTGGGAGCGCATAGCCCGCTCTCCCCCCGCTCACGGGGAAGGACTCTGTCAGACCACGTAGGCATGGTTTGACCACGTATGGAGGTACAAGGAAATGATCGCGTTAAATCAAAAGGATCTGCACGTTCACTCCCCGTTTTGCCCGCACCGGGCCTCCGATGCCCCGCTGGAGGAGTACCTGACCGCAGCGGAGAAACAGGGCATTGTGGAGCTGGGCTTTGCCGAGCACGGCCCATTTCCGGCGCCGCTATCCCTGACGCAGTATACCAAGCATCCGACGCTTACGGATGAGGAGGTTGAGCTGTATTTTCGTGAGATGTACGCGCTCCGGGAGACCTATACCGGGCCGGTGAAAATCACCATCGGTCTGGAGGTTGATTTCCTAGAAGGGTTTGAGGAGGAGACGGCACGGTCCCTCGATCTCTACGGCCCCAGGATGGAGGACGGCCTTCTCTCCGTGCACAATCTGCTGGTGGATGGCAGATACCTGAATCTTGGCTATCAGCATAATATCATCGCGGCGGTGGGGAAGATGGGCGCCCGGAAGCTCAGCGAACTGTACTACAGAACTATGCTCAAGCTGGTGATCACAGATCTGGGGCCCTATAAGCCCAAGCGGGTCGGCCATCCCACGATGCTCGCTCTGTGCGGAAAACACTTCCCGGAGTTCAATGAGGAGCGAGCTCTGATGGAGGAGTTTGTCGCTGCGGCCAAGGAATACGGCTTTGCGCTGGAGCTGAACACCGCGGGGCTGGAGTCCCCAGAGGACTGCGAGGAGATTTATGGGCAGGCGCTGCTGCCGTACATGAAAAAGTATGACGTTCCCGTATCTTTGGGGGCCGACGCCCACAGGCCGGAGCGAATCGGCAGTGACTTTGACCACCCCGTGATTCTGGAGGCCATGAAATATCTGCGTCCCGTCTGGGGAGACGGGACGCTGAGAGCCGCCCGCGCAACAGGCACAGCGAGGTACGAGGAAGCAGCAAATGACTGCATTGGATAAAAAGGATCTGCATGTACACACGCCCTTTTGCCCGCATCGCCACACGGATGCGCCGCTGGAGGCCTATCTGGCCGCGGCGGAGAGGGCCGGAATGGCGGAGGTAGCGTTTACGGAGCACGCGCCGCTGCCGATTCCGCTGGAGCGGACACAGTACGAGGAGAATCCCAACCTGTCCGCGGACGGGGTGGATGCCTACTTTGCCGGTATGCAGGCCTTTCGAGAGCATTACACCGGCCCGGTGAGAATGCGCATCGGCCTGGAGGTGGAATATTTTGAGGGCTGTGAGGAGAAGACGGGCCATATTCTGGAGGCATACGGCCCCAGAATGGAGGACGGGCTTATCTCCGTGCACAACCTGCTGGTAGATGGCTGTTACCTGAATCTGGACTACCGGCACAACATCATCGCCGCCGTGAAGGCAGTGGGGGCCAGAAAGCTGGGCGAAATCTATTACCGGACCCTCATCAGGTCAGTGACGGCGGACCTGGGGCCCTGGCGGCCAAGACGCGTCGGGCATCCGACGCTGTTAGGGCGCTGTGGCAGGCTGTTCCCGGAGTTCTATGACAACCTTCCGGTGATGGAGGAGTTTATCCTAGTGGTGAAAGAGCAGGAATGTGCGCTGGAGCTGAATACCTCTGGGGTGCTGTACCCGGACGACTGCGGCCAAATTTATGGCGAGGCACTGCTGCCGCTCATTCAAAAGCACCGGGTGCCGGTCTCCTTGGGCTCTGATGCCCATGAGCCGGAGCGAATCGGCGGCGGGTTTGACTTGCCGGTGATTCAGGAAAATCTGAAAACGCTGCTTCCCGTGTGGGAGGCGTGAGTACGCCCGACGGACTGCCGGCGGACAAGCGGAAAAAAGGCGAAGCAATATGATGGAGTGGCTGGACAATCTACGGGAGTTTCATGCGCTGAGCGTCTTTTTGAGGATGACGTTGGCGGTTTTCTTGGGCGGCTTCATCGGCCTGGAGCGCAGTCAGAAGCACCGGCCGGCGGGGTTCCGCACCTATATGCTGATCTCCCTGGGGGCTGCGCTGACCATGATACTTAGCCAGTATGAAACCGAGATGATGAATACCTGCTGGCGGGAGACTGCATTACGCGTCGGAATTCGGACAGATGTATCTCGCTTTGGCGCACAGGTCATCAACGGCGTTGGCTTTCTGGGTGCGGGCACAATCCTCGTCACGCACAATCGGAGCGTGAAAGGTCTCACCACCGCCGCGGGACTGTGGGCCTCTGCCTGCATGGGTCTTGCCATCGGGGCGGGGTTCTATGAGTGCGTGCTCCCGGTATTTTTTCTGATTCTGTTTTGTATATGCATCCTTCCGCGGCTGGAGAAGCGCATGAAAGCCTACATGAAAAATATAAACATCTACGTGGAGCTGACATCACTGGACCAGATTCGTTCTGTCATTACCTGCCTGAAGGCACGGCAGATCCGTATCTATGAGGTGGATATCGAGCGCGGGCGCGAGGAAAAGAATCCAAGTGCTGTTTTTTATGTTCGCCTCCCAAAATCGCAGCCGCATATTGAGGTGATTTCCATCTTGATGAAGCTGGACGGTGTGCTGACCGTACAAGAAATTTAAGGGGGGCCTATGCTGCATGTTTTTGATGCCTTTCGCGATATATCGACGCTCTCTGTCGGCATCCGCCTGCTGATGGCCGTGCTCTGCGGAGGAGTGATTGGACTGGAGCGAGAGTACAAACGCCGCCCGGCGGGCTTCCGCACCCATATTCTGATCTGTCTGGGGGCGTCTGTTACCACGCTGACGAGTCACTATCTGCTGCTCTATATGGAGTGTTATACGGATGTCGGCAGGCTGGGCGCCCAAGTCATCGCGGGGATCGGCTTCATTGGCGCCGGGTGTATTCTTGTGACACGAAACCGGCGGGTGCGGGGGTTGACCACGGCGGCCGGCCTTTGGAGCGCGGCTATCATCGGCCTGGCCATCGGCGCCGGCTTTTATGAGGGCGCCATTTACGCAACGCTGCTGGTGCTGCTGGCGGAAATGGTGCTTACAAAACTGAAATACCTGCTCTGGAGAGATACTCCCGAGATCAATCTGTACCTTGAATGTACGCAGAACGCATGTCTGGACCAGCTGATGCAGGATCTCCGCATGGAGGGGGTCAAGATCCTGGACCTGGAGATCACGCGGGCCACTGCCTGCGAACAGGGCACCGCCTGTGCGCTCCTGACGCTGCAGCTACACAAGCAATATGACATGGACCAGCTGCTCCGGGAGATTTCGGACTGCCAAGGCGTGATGTCCGTTGAGCAGTTCTGAGTTTGGATGTCGAATGACAAAGGAGATACATACTATGATGAAATTGTCCAGCAAGATTCAAAAGTGCGGCTTTTCCCCCATGCGGAAATTTCAGTCCTATCAGGTGGCGGCGGAGGCCCGGGGTCTAAAAATCTATCACCTAAACATCGGACAGCCGGACATTGAGACGCCGAAGGTGTTTTTTGACACGATCCGGGAATTCCGACAGCCTGTTTTGAGCTACGCACCGTCCCCGGGCGTACCGGCCTATCTGGAGGCGGTGAAGCGCTATTACAGCGAGCTGAATGTCCCGCTTCAACAGGGGAACATCCTGGCGACGACCGGCGGCAGCGAGGCGCTGGAGATTGCCCTTGCCTGCATTCTGGACGACGGCGACGAGATCCTGATTCCGGAGCCCTTTTATCCCAACTACAATACCTTTGTCCGGATAACCGGCGGCTCTATCCGCCCAATTTCCACCTCTCCAGAGGAGGGGTATCGGTATGCGGACCGGGCCAGGATTGAGCCGCTGATCAACGAGCACACTCGGGCCATCCTGATGACGAACCCGGGTAACCCCACGGGCGTTGTCCTCTCCCCGGAGGAAGTGCGGCTGATGGCGGAGATTGCCAGGGAGCACGACCTCTTCCTCATCGGAGACGAGGTGTACCGTGAGTTTGTGTATGGCGGCGAAAAGCTGACGACCCTGTTGGAACTGGAGGATATGGCAGAGTATGTGGTGGTGATCGACTCGGTCTCCAAGCGGTTTTCCGCCTGCGGCGCCCGGATCGGCGCGCTGATCTCCCGCAACCAGGAGCTAATGGCCAATGCCATGAAGATCTGCCAGGGCCGGCTGTGTGCTGCAACGCTGGATCAGGTGGGTGCCACGGCACTCTACGGTGTGGATTCCTCGTATTTCGCCGCTGTGCAGGAGGAGTACAAAAAGCGCAGGGACACCTGTATGGAGGGCCTCTCCAAAATTCCCGGTGTGATGTGCGAATGTCCTAAAGGGGCGTTCTATATTATGGCCAAGCTACCAGTTGATGACACAGATCGTTTCCAGGCCTGGCTGCTGGAGGAATTTGACAACCACGGCGAGACCGTGATGTTCGCACCCGGCGAGGGCTTCTATGCCACGCCCGGCAAGGGACGGGATGAGATCCGTATCGCGTATGCCCTGCAGCAGAGGGATCTAGAGCGGGCCATGGCAGTGCTGGCCAGCGGGATTCAGGCTTATACGGCGCGCGCCGGAAAATCATAAACATTTCATGAAGTACGAAGACAATTTGGAGGGGTATAGAAATGAACGCCTATCTTGCCAGTGTAATTGAAAACGTCAAATCCAAGTACGCCAATGAACCGGAATTCGTCCAGACGGTGGAGGAGGTCTTCTCCTCCCTGGAGCCTGTGATCGAGAGGCATCCGGAGTATGAAAAAGCGGACCTTTTGAACCGGATGGTGGAGCCGGAGCGAATGTTTACCTTCCGCGTGGTGTGGATGGCGGATGACGGCACTTGGCATACCAACGTCGGCTATCGCTGCCAGTTCAATGGGGCCATCGGCCCTTACAAGGGCGGCCTGCGGTTCCAGGCGAATGTGTATCCCGGCATTATCAAATTCCTGGGTTTTGAGCAGATCTTCAAGAACTCTCTGACCGGACTGCCCATTGGCGGCGGCAAAGGCGGCAGTGACTTCGACCCCGCCGGCAAGTCCGACGCGGAGATCATGCGTTTTTGCCAGAGCTATATGCAGGCGCTGTACCGCTATATCGGCCCCGATGTGGATGTTCCCGCCGGTGACATGGGCGTGGGCGCCCGGGAAATTGGATATCTGTACGGAGAGTACCGCCGCCTGAAGGGCGTCTTTGAAAACGGCGTGTTCACCGGCAAGGGATTCTCCTATGGCGGAAGCCGCATCCGTCCGGAGGCGACTGGCTTCGGCGCGGTGTACTACCTGGAAAATGTTCTCAAGCACGAGGGAGAGTCCATCCAGGGAAAAACCATCGCCTGCGCGGGTTTCGGCAACGTGACCTGGGGCATCTGCAAGAAGGCGGCGGAACTGGGGGCCAAGGTGGTGACGCTGTCTGGCCCTGACGGCTATATCTATGATCCTGACGGAGTCACAACCAGTGAGAAAGTAGCGTACCTGCTGGAAATGCGCGCCAGCGGCCGGAACGTGGTCAAGGACTACGCTGATAAATTCGGCGTGGAGTTCTATCCCGGCGAGAAGCCTTGGGGAGTCAAGGTGGATATCTGCATGCCGTCGGCCATGCAGAACGATGTCTATTTGGAGCACGCCAAGAAGATCGCCCAGGCCGGCGTCAAGTACTACATCGAGGTGGCCAATATGCCCACCACCAACGACGCGCTGAGGTATCTGATGGACTGCGGTTTGATTGTCGCTCCCAGCAAGGCCGTCAACGCCGGCGGCGTCGCCACCTCCGCTCTGGAGATGGCCCAGAACAGCGAGCGCATGGTGTGGACCGCACAAGAGGTGGACAAGCAGCTCAGGCAGATCATGAACACCATTTATACCATGAGTGTGGAGGCCGCCGAGGAATACGGCCTGGGTTACAATCTGGTGGCCGGCGCCAACATCGCGGGCTTCCAGCGGGTGGCTGATGCCATGATGGCCCAGGGGATCTTTTGAGAGAGGAGGAAGAAGGATGACAATTCAGGAATATGTGGAGAGGGGCCGGAAGGCCGTAGAAGCGATCAAGGATTACGACCAGGCGCAGACCGACAAACTGGTGTACGAGGCGGCGAAGATCATCTATCAGCATGCTGCTGAACTGGCCCGGGAGGCCGTGGACGAGACAGGGCTGGGGTACTATGAGGACAAGATCTGCAAGAATACGGACACGCCGGCGGCGTTTTGGGCGTACCTGAGGGATAAGAAGTCCGTGGGGATCATCAGCGAGAACAAGGAGACGGGGATTATCGAGGTGGCGCACCCTGTGGGTGTGATCGCGTGCGTGACACCGGCGACGAACCCAAATGTGACCCCGCTGGGGAACTTCATGGACGCGGTGAAGGGGAAGAACGCGATCATCGTCTCTCCCGCGCCCCGTGCGGCGAAGTCCACCACCCATACGGTGGAGCTGATCCGGGAGGCAATGGTGAAGTGCGGCGCCCCGGCCGACCTGATCCAGGTGCTGAGCGAGGTGACGCTGGCGAACTCACAGGCGCTGATGGAGGCGTGCGACCTGGTGATCGCCACCGGCGGCAGCGGGATGGTGAAGGCGGCGTACTCCAGCGGAACGCCGGCATACGGCGTGGGCCCCGGGAACCCGCCGGTGGTTCTGGACCGTGGGTATGACCTGAAGGAAGCGGCGAAGATGACGGTGACGGCAGTGGGGAGTGACAACGGCATCCTGTGCGACGGGGACAACCTGCTGCTCTATCCCCAGGAGGAAGAGGAAAAGTTCTTCCAGGCACTGAAGGACGAGGGCGTGGTGCTGTTTGAGGACAAGGCGGACGTGGAGAAGTTCGGGGCCGTGCTGTTCCACGACGGACATCCGGTGCCGGAGCTGGTGGGAAAAGACGCGCCAGTGATTGCGAAGGCGGCGGGCTTTGACATTCCGAAGGACACAAAGGTCATGGGCTTGAAGATCGACGCGGTGGGGAAGGCGAATGTGCTGAACAAGGAGATCATGGGTCCCATTGTGGTGCTGAAGGGGTATGAGAGCTTTGAGGAGGCCGTGGCGATGGCGATCCAGAACATGGAGGAGGCCGGTGGCATCGGGCACACGGCGGGTATCTTCAGCAATGACCGCAAGCATATTGAGTACTATGGCGAGCGGATTCCTGTGGCGCGGGTACTGGTGAACCAGCCGACTCCGGACGCATGGGGCCCGAGCACGAACGGGCTGAGTCCGGCGGTGTCTGAGAGCTGCGGCACGTGGGGGAATAACATTCTGTGCGAGAATGTGGACTACATCCACCTCATCAACGTCTCGAAGATTGCTCTGCCCCTGGATGTTCAGGTCCCCAGCCCCGAGGAGCTCTTCAAGAACTGAGCCGAGACCTAATAAGAAAGAAGAGGGCACCCGACTATTAATCATTTCCATCGAAAGGCGGGTGCCCTCTTTTTACGCCCGCCTTTCCGTAGGCGACGAGGACAGGGATGGCGGTGAGAACAACGCCATTCAGAACCAAAAGAAATTTCTGGAAAGCTACGCCAGACAGCTAAATCTGACGGATATCCGGCATTACATTGACGACGAAAGCGGCAGGTTTTTTTGTCTGTTCCGTCTACTTTTGCATGATAGAGGACATGGAAAACGGCAAAATCGACGTGTGCATTATAAAAGACATGACCCGTTGGGGGCGCGACTATCTCCAGACAGGGAACACTATGAAGATTTTCAGACGGAACAACGTGCGCTTTATCACGGCATAGATACCGAGAAGCCCGACACGCTGAGGTTTGCGCCCTTTATCAATATCATGTCGGAGTGGTACGCGAAAAAATACTAGCGACAAGGTCAATGTTATTAAATTAAGAACCAGGTCATCTGACCTGGTTCTTAATTTTGTGGTTTTAACGCAAAACAGCTATATTTGTATCAAAAAATTTTTGTTTTTTCTAATCATTTATGCAAAGAACGCTCAACTTAATGACATTAGTGACAAGGTACAGCGCATCTTTCAGATGAGCGTGTCCGGCTTGGAACCTACTCAAGTCGCCAAGAAACTGCGCTCCGAGGGTGTGTTGCCTCCAGCGAGTATCTGCAAAGCATCGGTGTGAAATACCCGGTAAAGCCCCCGGCGTTCCCGTACAACTGGCGTTCCGCCACTGTAGCGGACATCCTCCCGGACACCCATCCCGCCATTATCGACTGGGAAACCTTCGCGCTCACCCGGGACCTCCGCCAACACCACCTGTGAGTATGTTCTCCGGGTTTCTCTACTGCGCCGACAGCGGCGGAAAGCTGTAATTACAGTGCAACCAACAACTACAAGCGGGAGCAGGCGTTTTTCTTCTGTTCCAGTTACCACAAAAATTCAAGCGTGTGTTCCGCACACTATATTCGGGAACACATCGTGGAGCGGCTGGTGCTGGAGGGCCTGCAAAGGCTGCTGTAATATATCCAGTGTTACGAAAAACGGTTTGCACAGGAGCAGATGGAGTGGTTCGGCCTGCAAGAGAGGAGGGAACTGTCCACCAGACAGCGGGAGTTGGAGAAGGCCAAACAGCGAGTAGCGGAGATCGACAGGCTAATCCAGAAAAGTTACAAGGACATGAGCAATGGGCCATCTCGTCCTTCCCGGAGATCAATGTGCTTTTGAGAAAGTCCGGCAAGAGGCTGGAGCATTGGAGGGCAACAACTTTGCAGTCCATGCCATGCCATTGGCAGCCAGGACCGGCGCGTTGGTCAGAAGTCATGTCTGATAGCGGTAAGGATCAAGGTCATTCGCCTTGGCCGTCTCAATCATGCCGTAGATCACAGCGCTGCTCTGCGCACCGCGCGGCATGTTGGCAAAGAGGAAGTTCTTCCGCCTAATTACAAAGGGCTTCATGGACCATCCCGTCAGATTGTTGCCCAGCTTCAGATAGCCATCCTCCAGAACGCGGCCCAGATACGACGATGGTTCCTTCAGATAATAAAGGGTTTTGCCCAACGCGGATTTCGGAGAGGCCCTGTTTGTTTTGCCCACGCCCATGCAGTGTTTATCACCGGCTTGGACCGGGCCAGATGCTGCGTATATCGTTCTTCCGGTGGCAATCCGGCCAGTTCCTGCTCAATGGAGAACAGTCTGCGGCAATAGGCCTGT
This genomic window from Pusillibacter faecalis contains:
- a CDS encoding MgtC/SapB family protein, with translation MLHVFDAFRDISTLSVGIRLLMAVLCGGVIGLEREYKRRPAGFRTHILICLGASVTTLTSHYLLLYMECYTDVGRLGAQVIAGIGFIGAGCILVTRNRRVRGLTTAAGLWSAAIIGLAIGAGFYEGAIYATLLVLLAEMVLTKLKYLLWRDTPEINLYLECTQNACLDQLMQDLRMEGVKILDLEITRATACEQGTACALLTLQLHKQYDMDQLLREISDCQGVMSVEQF
- the hisJ gene encoding histidinol-phosphatase HisJ — translated: MIALNQKDLHVHSPFCPHRASDAPLEEYLTAAEKQGIVELGFAEHGPFPAPLSLTQYTKHPTLTDEEVELYFREMYALRETYTGPVKITIGLEVDFLEGFEEETARSLDLYGPRMEDGLLSVHNLLVDGRYLNLGYQHNIIAAVGKMGARKLSELYYRTMLKLVITDLGPYKPKRVGHPTMLALCGKHFPEFNEERALMEEFVAAAKEYGFALELNTAGLESPEDCEEIYGQALLPYMKKYDVPVSLGADAHRPERIGSDFDHPVILEAMKYLRPVWGDGTLRAARATGTARYEEAANDCIG
- the gdhA gene encoding NADP-specific glutamate dehydrogenase; its protein translation is MNAYLASVIENVKSKYANEPEFVQTVEEVFSSLEPVIERHPEYEKADLLNRMVEPERMFTFRVVWMADDGTWHTNVGYRCQFNGAIGPYKGGLRFQANVYPGIIKFLGFEQIFKNSLTGLPIGGGKGGSDFDPAGKSDAEIMRFCQSYMQALYRYIGPDVDVPAGDMGVGAREIGYLYGEYRRLKGVFENGVFTGKGFSYGGSRIRPEATGFGAVYYLENVLKHEGESIQGKTIACAGFGNVTWGICKKAAELGAKVVTLSGPDGYIYDPDGVTTSEKVAYLLEMRASGRNVVKDYADKFGVEFYPGEKPWGVKVDICMPSAMQNDVYLEHAKKIAQAGVKYYIEVANMPTTNDALRYLMDCGLIVAPSKAVNAGGVATSALEMAQNSERMVWTAQEVDKQLRQIMNTIYTMSVEAAEEYGLGYNLVAGANIAGFQRVADAMMAQGIF
- a CDS encoding MgtC/SapB family protein, which produces MMEWLDNLREFHALSVFLRMTLAVFLGGFIGLERSQKHRPAGFRTYMLISLGAALTMILSQYETEMMNTCWRETALRVGIRTDVSRFGAQVINGVGFLGAGTILVTHNRSVKGLTTAAGLWASACMGLAIGAGFYECVLPVFFLILFCICILPRLEKRMKAYMKNINIYVELTSLDQIRSVITCLKARQIRIYEVDIERGREEKNPSAVFYVRLPKSQPHIEVISILMKLDGVLTVQEI
- a CDS encoding cysteine desulfurase-like protein — protein: MKPFEFQVDYVREQFPALRKSVNGLPAAFLDGPGGTQVPLRVVEKINDYLLCRNANAHGVFKTSVESDALVVRARETFADFFNCDPEEVAFGENSSTNNFKLALGMARQLKPGDEILITDIDHEGNRSPWRTLEDFGVVVKSVKIHPEAITLDFEDFRSKLTDKTKVLAINWAANSCGTITDVKKFIDEAHRVGAITVVDAVQYAPHKVIDVKAVGMDILLCSAYKFFGPHLGIIYCKKDVGEQIKTARVMAYDNVEMPYRLETGTIAMEAVVGAAEAVEFIADIGRQHSQYFEEETAALSGRRKRIVSGLLAIDKYEEALADQLRAGISQLPGAKVYGPPVGHPRTATVSFTISGIHSNKIARFLAERGIFVWDGDFYAIETILHTLKMDACGGFVRIGLEPYSTQADVDRVLTALRELCAN
- the hisJ gene encoding histidinol-phosphatase HisJ — protein: MTALDKKDLHVHTPFCPHRHTDAPLEAYLAAAERAGMAEVAFTEHAPLPIPLERTQYEENPNLSADGVDAYFAGMQAFREHYTGPVRMRIGLEVEYFEGCEEKTGHILEAYGPRMEDGLISVHNLLVDGCYLNLDYRHNIIAAVKAVGARKLGEIYYRTLIRSVTADLGPWRPRRVGHPTLLGRCGRLFPEFYDNLPVMEEFILVVKEQECALELNTSGVLYPDDCGQIYGEALLPLIQKHRVPVSLGSDAHEPERIGGGFDLPVIQENLKTLLPVWEA
- a CDS encoding Na+/H+ antiporter NhaC family protein, with the protein product MNKETKKQRRQKRKPTLTESIVLVLLIVAVAASFTLLGLKSVLMMVTITILAVIMGLICGYSWKEMSAAGEEKVRKSASVMMLLLVIGMMLAAFMYSGTLPMVLYYGIKLVNPSWLALSGFLLCSVFSLATGTSNGSASTAGFAIMSIAAAMGDAVNFGLVAGACYAGSMLGDKMSPLSDTTILASMITENDIFDHIRHMSKTVGPAALITIIIYVIYGAMNHGATTSVDGTAALLSALETLYSFNIILLLPFVVIIYGAITKKDTNIVILLAALLAVLLGFFYQGLPLANGINAMHSGFNAQIILDMHPEIDAEAISASGVLTLLNRGGISAMVDAFIITFICMYFAGILEYIGLMDVLVHRVFGFVKGTGSLIVVSGIICILLAGTAGSTAVILIGGPMLLQKYKEMGLHTLNLSRTLEDFGTGSTGFYPWTSSGILYASVLGASNLTFLRYSFFSWLVWAFAIFYGFTGLCIKKAAPETQITEVKA
- a CDS encoding pyridoxal phosphate-dependent aminotransferase, with translation MMKLSSKIQKCGFSPMRKFQSYQVAAEARGLKIYHLNIGQPDIETPKVFFDTIREFRQPVLSYAPSPGVPAYLEAVKRYYSELNVPLQQGNILATTGGSEALEIALACILDDGDEILIPEPFYPNYNTFVRITGGSIRPISTSPEEGYRYADRARIEPLINEHTRAILMTNPGNPTGVVLSPEEVRLMAEIAREHDLFLIGDEVYREFVYGGEKLTTLLELEDMAEYVVVIDSVSKRFSACGARIGALISRNQELMANAMKICQGRLCAATLDQVGATALYGVDSSYFAAVQEEYKKRRDTCMEGLSKIPGVMCECPKGAFYIMAKLPVDDTDRFQAWLLEEFDNHGETVMFAPGEGFYATPGKGRDEIRIAYALQQRDLERAMAVLASGIQAYTARAGKS